In a genomic window of Phacochoerus africanus isolate WHEZ1 chromosome 6, ROS_Pafr_v1, whole genome shotgun sequence:
- the LOC125129408 gene encoding proteasome activator complex subunit 3-like has protein sequence MASSLKLEQDVQGKVDSFRARIAQEAEDLVSTFFPQKLSELDSQVQELRLQDLSRIRSVPAPETAVAPDTVGDGPNRSPQPLQTQPSIRVPALPGGEGQLLRSNQHLVELIEQVKPEIELLREKCNTVRMWVQLLIPKVEDGNNFGVSIQEDTVDQLWTVESTAASYLRRFSTYYNTRAKLVSKIVKYPQVEDYRRTVAEVDENEYLSVRQILLHVRNQYATLHDVILKNIEKIKTPRSTNTDNLY, from the coding sequence ATGGCTTCCTCGCTGAAGCTAGAGCAGGACGTGCAGGGGAAAGTAGATTCATTTCGGGCCCGCATCGCTCAggaggctgaggatctggtgtccaCCTTCTTCCCTCAGAAGCTGTCGGAGCTGGATAGTCAGGTTCAGGAGCTCCGCCTGCAAGACTTGTCCAGGATCCGTTCGGTGCCAGCACCAGAGACCGCCGTCGCCCCAGACACTGTGGGGGATGGGCCCAACCGGAGTCCACAGCCTCTGCAGACGCAGCCCTCCATCAGAGTACCAGCACTGCCAGGCGGCGAGGGCCAGCTCCTGCGAAGCAACCAGCATCTGGTGGAGCTGATTGAGCAGGTAAAACCTGAGATCGAGCTGCTGAGAGAGAAATGCAACACTGTACGGATGTGGGTGCAGCTGCTCATTCCAAAGGTGGAGGACGGCAACAACTTCGGAGTGTCTATCCAAGAAGACACCGTGGACCAGCTGTGGACGGTGGAGAGCACAGCAGCCTCGTATCTACGCCGCTTCTCCACCTACTACAACACCCGGGCCAAGTTGGTATCCAAGATAGTGAAATACCCCCAGGTGGAAGATTATCGTCGCACTGTAGCTGAGGTCGACGAGAACGAGTACCTGAGTGTGCGCCAGATCCTACTGCATGTACGGAACCAGTATGCCACCTTGCATGATGTAATCCTCAAAAACATCGAGAAGATCAAGACCCCTCGGAGCACCAACACTGACAACCTATACTGA